The following proteins are co-located in the Dyadobacter chenwenxiniae genome:
- a CDS encoding FecR family protein, protein MDRNIIETLLDRYLKGETSKEENGLVESWLEENNNPRSEWQYFNQSRKDQWLADVFGKIQDSIKANEPKVVVMPQREHLWRRLAAVAAVLAICSTLYLEWPALQNRLHPVQLTALTVSLNQQKQITLADGSKVWVNASSQLKYPPQFNGKTREVYLSGEAYFDIKHIADKPFIIHTGKVVTTVLGTAFDIKEDKISHTIKVTVIRGKVSVANGNKQLGILTPNQQISFNILNSMATQTEVDAKQAIAWQKSELHFEDITFAEAASQLEQHFNVKINFGNDKVKNCRFTGTALKGEKLDKILKVICAFNDATYQSKADGSIMINGAGCN, encoded by the coding sequence ATGGACCGAAATATTATAGAAACCTTATTGGATCGTTACCTGAAAGGCGAAACTTCAAAGGAAGAAAATGGATTGGTGGAAAGCTGGCTGGAGGAAAACAATAATCCCCGTTCCGAATGGCAGTATTTTAATCAAAGCCGGAAGGATCAATGGCTAGCAGATGTATTTGGCAAGATACAGGATAGCATCAAGGCTAACGAACCCAAAGTAGTTGTTATGCCGCAACGCGAGCATTTATGGCGGCGCCTTGCTGCCGTCGCAGCAGTGTTAGCTATTTGTTCTACGCTGTACCTGGAGTGGCCTGCCTTGCAAAATCGTCTGCATCCTGTACAGTTAACCGCGTTAACAGTTTCCTTAAATCAACAAAAGCAAATCACCTTAGCCGATGGAAGTAAAGTTTGGGTTAATGCCAGTTCTCAACTAAAATATCCCCCACAATTTAATGGTAAAACAAGAGAGGTTTATCTTTCCGGTGAGGCATATTTCGATATTAAACATATTGCAGACAAACCCTTTATTATACATACAGGAAAAGTAGTGACTACTGTTTTGGGGACGGCTTTTGATATTAAGGAGGATAAAATCAGCCATACCATTAAAGTAACTGTAATCCGGGGAAAGGTAAGTGTCGCTAACGGGAATAAGCAATTAGGAATCCTCACGCCTAATCAACAGATCAGCTTTAACATATTGAATAGTATGGCTACTCAAACTGAAGTAGATGCCAAACAGGCTATTGCCTGGCAGAAAAGCGAACTGCATTTTGAGGACATTACTTTTGCCGAAGCAGCCTCGCAGTTAGAGCAACACTTTAATGTTAAAATAAATTTCGGCAATGATAAAGTGAAAAACTGCCGGTTTACAGGTACAGCCCTTAAAGGTGAAAAACTGGATAAAATATTAAAGGTGATCTGCGCTTTTAACGACGCTACCTATCAAAGTAAAGCAGACGGCAGCATTATGATTAATGGAGCCGGATGTAATTAA
- a CDS encoding RNA polymerase sigma-70 factor: MPETQHSTDIELTHLLKSDDKTAFAEIYRRYAKSLAGFAASKLFNLEDAEDIIHDIFVKLWEDRERLQITSNLKTYLFTLTRHRIIDIIRRNITREEYAAMLQSLANAYQPSIEQKIAAKELQQTIENSLDQLSPRVKDIYQLSREENLSIPEIAEKLQLSEQTVKNQLSTALSHLRKSVSAISVSILLLWWLR, encoded by the coding sequence ATGCCAGAAACACAACATTCAACGGATATTGAGCTGACTCATCTTTTAAAAAGTGACGATAAAACAGCCTTTGCCGAGATTTACAGGCGCTATGCAAAAAGTCTCGCAGGTTTTGCAGCATCAAAATTATTTAACCTGGAAGATGCCGAAGATATAATCCACGACATTTTCGTTAAACTTTGGGAAGACAGGGAACGGTTGCAAATCACTTCTAATTTAAAAACCTACCTGTTTACCCTTACCCGCCATCGTATTATCGATATAATACGTCGGAATATTACCCGTGAAGAATATGCAGCAATGCTGCAATCATTAGCAAATGCCTATCAGCCTAGCATTGAACAGAAAATAGCCGCTAAAGAACTTCAGCAAACTATTGAAAATTCGCTCGATCAACTATCTCCAAGAGTAAAAGATATATATCAGTTAAGCCGTGAGGAAAATCTAAGCATCCCGGAAATTGCGGAAAAGCTTCAATTATCAGAGCAGACAGTAAAAAATCAGCTATCCACTGCATTGTCACACCTAAGAAAATCAGTATCAGCCATTTCCGTATCAATTCTTTTACTTTGGTGGTTGCGTTAA